One window from the genome of Poecilia reticulata strain Guanapo linkage group LG9, Guppy_female_1.0+MT, whole genome shotgun sequence encodes:
- the tmem167a gene encoding protein kish-A, producing MSAIFNFQSLLTVILLLICTCAYIRALAPSLLDKNKTGLLGIFWKCARIGERKSPWVACCCVIMAFSILFLQ from the exons tcagCCATTTTCAACTTCCAGTCACTGCTAACCGTGATTCTCCTGCTGATCTGTACCTGTGCCTACATCAGAGCGCTCGCTCCCAGCCTGTTGGACAAGAATAAAACCGG ACTCCTAGGAATTTTCTGGAAATGTGCCAGAATAG GTGAGCGGAAGAGTCCCTGGGTGGCCTGCTGCTGTGTCATCATGGCGTTCAGTATACTGTTCCTACAATAG